The following DNA comes from Gordonia zhaorongruii.
AGGAGATCACCGAGTCCGGCACCGATGGCGCTGACCAAGAAGAACACCGCGGCGATCTTCATCACGCGCAACCGGCCGATCCGGTCGGCTATGCGACCGGCGAGCATCGCACCGCCGGCCGCGCCCAGGAGCGCGGAGGCGACCGCGAATCCCAGATAGAGGTCGCCGACGCCGAAATGATCCTTGATGGAGCTGACAGCACCGTTGATGACGGCGCTGTCGTAGCCGAACAGCAGTCCGCCGAGGGCTGCGACCGAAGCGATCCGGACGGCACCCTGCCCGGACTCACCACCGCCCTGAGCGGGCTCGACACCGGATACCGCACTGCCGTCAGCCATATGCACAACCTCTGTATGTCACGTCGCGATCTGCGTGGGCAGAAACGTATCACCGCGACGGGGTCCCAGACTCACTGTCCGCCACCGCCGGTGTGGGAAACTTGTGGAATGCCGCAAGCTTCCCGCCTGCCCGTCCGCACGCGAACCGCCTTGGCCGCCGCCGCATCCGCCCGTTGGGCTTCGCGTACCGCGGGCCGGGGCAAGGGATCGATGATCGGCGGGCTGATCGCCGAGAAGATCGACCCCCGCATCATGTCCCGCCTCGCGGCGGGGAAGCGGACCGCGCTCGTCACCGGAACCAACGGCAAGTCGACCACCACGCGCATGACGGCGGCTGCCCTCGCCGGGCTCGGTGAGGTGGCGACCCAGGCCGACGGCGCCAATATGGACGCGGGCATCATCGCGACGCTGAGCCTGCACCCGAAGGCGCGGCTGTGCGCCCTCGAGGTGGACGAACTCCACGTGCCGAGCGTCGCCGACAACACCGCTCCCGAGGTCCTCACCCTGCTGAATCTCTCCCGTGATCAGCTCGACCGCGTCGGCGAGATCAGCACGATCGAGAAGCGACTGCGCGACGCGGTCGACTCCCACCCGGAGACGACTGTCGTCGCCAACTGCGACGACGTGCTGGTCACCTCCGCGGCTTTCGACGGCCGCAACGTGGTGTGGGTCGCCGCAGGCGCCGCGTGGGTGGGCGACTCGATCGGCTGCCCACGAACCGGTGAACCCATCGTCCGCAACGGGGACGACTGGTATTCCACTGGCGACGCGAACTTCCGCCGTCCTGCCCCGCAGTGGCGGTTCGACGACGAGAACGTTTACGGCCCCAACGGTTTCCAGGCGCCGATGCGACTCAAGGTGCCCGGCCGGGCCAACCGGGGGAACGCCGCACAGGCGATCGCCACGGCCGTCACGATGGGCGCGGACCCGGCAGCTGCCGTCCGTGCCGTCGAGACGGTCGGAAACGTTGCGGGGCGCTACGGAGTGCAGCGTCTCGGCGAGCACCGGGTACGCACCTTGCTCGCGAAGAATCCGGCCGGTTGGCAGGAAGCCCTGTCGATGGTCGACGACCAGGCGGACAGTCTCGTGATCGCCGTCAACGGACAGGTCCCCGATGGCGAGGACCTGTCGTGGCTGTGGGACGTGCGATTCGAGGCGTTCGAGAGCACCCGCGTGATCGCATCCGGCGAACGGGCGGCGGACCTGTCCGTGCGGCTCCTGTACGCGGGCGCTGAGCACACGGTGACCGATGACCCGTTCGCAGCGATCGAATCGTGTCCACCGGGACGCGTCGAGGTACTCGCGAACTACACCGCCTTCCGGGATCTCGCGATCGCGATGGAACGTGCCGGTGCGACGCCCGCAGACGACGAAGAGGATGTCCGATGAGCGAATCGACTGTTCGGATCGGCCTGGTCCTGCCCGATGTGATGGGCACCTACGGAGACGGCGGGAATGCGCTCATTCTGCGGCAACGGGCCCGGATGCGCGGCCTCGACGCCGAGATAGTCCCCATCACCCTCGACGACGCCGTTCCGGATTCGCTCGACGTGTACACGTTGGGTGGGGCCGAGGATGCCGCCCAGCGCCTCGCGACCCGGCATCTGACCGACCACCCCGGTCTGCAGCGCGCGGCACAGGCGGGGCGCCCGGTGCTGGCGATCTGCGCCGCCATCCAGGTTCTCGGCCACTGGTACGAGACGTCGGCGGGCGAGCGCGTATCGGGTATCAGCATGTTCGACCTGACGACGGCGCCGCGTGAGTCCCGCGCCATCGGCGAACTCGTCACCACCCCGGTGATCGACGGATTGACCGAGCCCCTGTGCGGGTTCGAGAATCACC
Coding sequences within:
- a CDS encoding MurT ligase domain-containing protein; this translates as MPQASRLPVRTRTALAAAASARWASRTAGRGKGSMIGGLIAEKIDPRIMSRLAAGKRTALVTGTNGKSTTTRMTAAALAGLGEVATQADGANMDAGIIATLSLHPKARLCALEVDELHVPSVADNTAPEVLTLLNLSRDQLDRVGEISTIEKRLRDAVDSHPETTVVANCDDVLVTSAAFDGRNVVWVAAGAAWVGDSIGCPRTGEPIVRNGDDWYSTGDANFRRPAPQWRFDDENVYGPNGFQAPMRLKVPGRANRGNAAQAIATAVTMGADPAAAVRAVETVGNVAGRYGVQRLGEHRVRTLLAKNPAGWQEALSMVDDQADSLVIAVNGQVPDGEDLSWLWDVRFEAFESTRVIASGERAADLSVRLLYAGAEHTVTDDPFAAIESCPPGRVEVLANYTAFRDLAIAMERAGATPADDEEDVR
- a CDS encoding type 1 glutamine amidotransferase — translated: MSESTVRIGLVLPDVMGTYGDGGNALILRQRARMRGLDAEIVPITLDDAVPDSLDVYTLGGAEDAAQRLATRHLTDHPGLQRAAQAGRPVLAICAAIQVLGHWYETSAGERVSGISMFDLTTAPRESRAIGELVTTPVIDGLTEPLCGFENHRGATTLGAAAKPLGRVRHGVGNGAADRVEGVVQGSVIGTYMHGPLLARNPELADYLLAQATGTNLEPLDLPQVDRLRRERLAAAR